From a single Couchioplanes caeruleus genomic region:
- a CDS encoding serine/threonine-protein kinase, with product MTETPPGRLPVPYVPGMSGLSVMARGGYATVYRATQDSVGREVAIKVENRTLESPRDQARFLREAKAAGRMSSHPHVVDLFDVGVTVDQHPYLIMELCDGSYLDRMRISPLGAVEARDLGVKIADALVHSHANGVLHRDVKPANILYSHFNPAVLADFGLAVLGEMRDSSVTLEVLTPAYAPPEMFSHADPSGAVDVYALSATLYAVMRGRPPRWDGDRSPSLITLMDMFSKPIPDLPGVPRSLTDVLRYGMANDPRERPTAEQMRDMLAELHLSPTGHGSAGVYRSSTFVPPAPRPHHAAPPPRPVPPATPTRDAADETPTVHTENPKRSKRKWLFGGFGVALLLAASIGGSWLAASQGPTVRSVAAKLAAPTASTLPATVVQLPGCPGRSYCPGELECFTLRAGTGPVARKVSCAKRHSWEVFAVGSLPSDVDPRDRDAVTTEPAVLRVCSRNVFRRTTARADAAEWALSVLPPTAEDRTFRCLAGQGAGRLHGPVLSRG from the coding sequence GTGACGGAAACCCCGCCTGGTCGCCTGCCCGTGCCCTACGTGCCAGGCATGTCCGGCTTGTCCGTCATGGCTCGCGGAGGGTACGCAACCGTGTACCGAGCGACACAGGACTCGGTCGGCCGTGAGGTCGCGATCAAGGTCGAGAACCGGACTCTGGAAAGCCCGCGGGACCAGGCCCGGTTCCTGCGCGAGGCGAAGGCGGCCGGGCGGATGTCGTCGCACCCGCACGTGGTGGACCTGTTCGACGTCGGCGTGACGGTGGACCAGCACCCGTACCTGATCATGGAGCTGTGCGACGGCTCGTACCTGGACCGCATGCGGATCTCCCCGCTCGGTGCGGTCGAGGCCCGCGACCTCGGGGTGAAGATCGCCGACGCGCTGGTGCACTCGCACGCCAACGGCGTGCTGCACCGTGACGTGAAGCCGGCCAACATCCTGTACTCGCACTTCAACCCGGCCGTGCTCGCCGACTTCGGCCTCGCCGTGCTGGGCGAGATGCGTGACTCGTCGGTGACCCTCGAGGTGCTGACCCCGGCGTATGCGCCGCCCGAGATGTTCTCGCACGCCGACCCCTCGGGCGCCGTCGACGTGTACGCGCTCAGCGCCACCCTCTACGCGGTGATGCGGGGCCGCCCGCCGCGCTGGGACGGCGACCGCAGCCCCAGCCTCATCACGCTGATGGACATGTTCAGCAAGCCGATCCCCGACCTCCCCGGTGTTCCGCGCTCACTGACCGACGTCCTGCGCTACGGCATGGCCAACGACCCGCGGGAGCGTCCCACCGCCGAGCAGATGCGGGACATGCTGGCGGAGCTGCACCTCAGCCCCACCGGCCACGGTTCCGCCGGCGTCTACCGGTCCTCCACGTTCGTGCCGCCCGCCCCGCGGCCGCACCACGCCGCGCCGCCGCCCCGGCCGGTCCCGCCGGCGACCCCGACCCGGGATGCGGCCGACGAGACGCCGACGGTTCACACCGAGAACCCCAAGCGCAGCAAGCGGAAGTGGCTGTTCGGCGGCTTCGGCGTGGCCCTGCTGCTCGCGGCGTCGATCGGCGGCTCGTGGCTGGCCGCGTCGCAGGGGCCGACGGTCCGCTCGGTCGCCGCCAAGCTCGCCGCGCCGACGGCGTCCACGCTGCCCGCCACGGTGGTGCAGTTGCCCGGCTGTCCCGGGCGCTCGTACTGCCCGGGGGAGCTCGAGTGCTTCACCCTGCGGGCCGGCACGGGACCGGTGGCCCGCAAGGTGTCCTGCGCGAAGCGGCACAGCTGGGAGGTCTTCGCCGTCGGCTCGCTGCCCTCCGATGTGGATCCGCGGGACCGGGACGCCGTGACCACCGAGCCGGCCGTGCTGCGGGTGTGCAGCCGGAACGTGTTCCGGCGGACCACCGCGCGCGCCGACGCCGCGGAATGGGCGCTGTCCGTGCTTCCGCCCACCGCCGAGGACCGGACGTTCCGGTGCCTCGCGGGGCAGGGCGCGGGCCGCCTGCACGGCCCGGTGCTCAGCCGCGGCTGA
- a CDS encoding biotin carboxylase N-terminal domain-containing protein yields the protein MIRRLLVADRGEIARRVFATCRLVGIETVAVYSDADSDAPHVTEADYAVRLTGGTPSSTYLRGDLIIAAAKRAGANAIHPGNGALAEDPEFAAEVADSGMIWVGAPAKTLGTLHSKIETKGIVAEAGVPVLQTLTDPATVTDFPVLIKPAGGTGGAGMRVVRDPVTLAEAVATTRQETGDDVFCEPYLENVRHIEVPIVADSHGAVVPFGERECSVQRRYQKIIEETPSPAVDPALREQLCRAAILAVRSIGYVGAGAVEFLLEEDGSFWFVELTPSLQVEHAVTECVSGYDLVRLQLLIAEGGNLPMPGPPPIRGHAIEVRICAEDPAYAWLPAAGTLHRFKVPDVAGSFRPLPQPGLRLDAGVVDGSVVGGQHDSMLAKLVAWAPTRQEAARMLASALTRTELHGVVSNRDLLVRVLRHGSFRAGDVDTGFLDRHPEVFAPLLSSVDAVRISCLAAALAGAAARRANAPVLRSLPSGWRNVPSGSQTAVYDGPAGPVEVGYRMNRHGELAGWWVRAVDPEELDLAGLGQAPTLDDHPPTTVVHADGSRVDLDVNGIRLSLKVHRVGDVSYVDSPEGSVTLRELSRFPLPAPEATEGSLIAPLPGAVRRVLVVPGQRVRAGELLLTLEAMKLEHPVHAPSAGVVASLPVHPGAEVDTGELLAVLDPE from the coding sequence GTGATCCGACGTCTTCTGGTGGCCGACCGTGGGGAGATCGCCCGCCGGGTCTTCGCCACGTGCCGCCTGGTCGGCATCGAGACGGTCGCCGTCTACTCCGATGCCGACTCCGACGCGCCGCACGTGACGGAGGCGGACTACGCGGTCCGTCTCACCGGCGGCACGCCGTCGTCGACGTACCTGCGGGGCGACCTGATCATCGCGGCGGCGAAGCGGGCCGGCGCCAACGCGATCCATCCCGGCAACGGGGCGCTGGCCGAGGACCCGGAGTTCGCCGCCGAGGTGGCCGACTCGGGCATGATCTGGGTCGGCGCGCCGGCCAAGACGCTCGGCACGCTGCACAGCAAGATCGAGACGAAGGGCATCGTCGCGGAGGCCGGCGTGCCGGTGCTGCAGACGCTGACCGACCCGGCGACGGTCACCGACTTCCCGGTGCTGATCAAGCCGGCCGGCGGCACCGGCGGCGCGGGCATGCGGGTGGTCCGCGACCCCGTCACGCTGGCCGAGGCGGTCGCCACGACCCGCCAGGAGACCGGCGATGACGTCTTCTGCGAGCCGTACCTGGAGAACGTGCGGCACATCGAGGTGCCGATCGTGGCCGACTCGCACGGGGCCGTGGTGCCGTTCGGCGAGCGCGAGTGCTCGGTGCAGCGCCGCTATCAGAAGATCATCGAGGAGACCCCGTCACCGGCGGTGGACCCCGCGCTGCGCGAGCAGCTCTGCCGGGCCGCCATCCTCGCGGTCCGGTCGATCGGGTACGTGGGCGCCGGCGCGGTCGAGTTCCTGCTGGAGGAGGACGGCTCCTTCTGGTTCGTCGAGCTCACGCCGAGCCTGCAGGTGGAGCACGCCGTCACCGAGTGCGTGTCCGGTTACGACCTCGTGCGGCTGCAGCTGCTGATCGCCGAGGGCGGCAACCTGCCGATGCCCGGGCCGCCGCCGATCCGCGGGCACGCCATCGAGGTGCGCATCTGTGCCGAGGATCCCGCGTACGCGTGGCTGCCCGCGGCCGGCACCCTGCACCGGTTCAAGGTGCCGGACGTGGCGGGCTCGTTCCGTCCGCTGCCCCAGCCCGGCCTGCGCCTCGACGCCGGGGTGGTGGACGGCTCGGTGGTGGGCGGGCAGCACGACTCGATGCTCGCCAAGCTCGTCGCGTGGGCGCCCACCCGGCAGGAGGCCGCGCGGATGCTCGCGTCGGCGCTGACCCGTACCGAACTGCACGGGGTGGTCTCGAACCGCGACCTGCTCGTCCGGGTGCTGCGGCACGGGTCGTTCCGGGCCGGGGACGTCGACACCGGCTTCCTGGACCGGCACCCGGAGGTGTTCGCCCCGCTGCTGTCCAGCGTGGACGCCGTACGCATCTCGTGTCTCGCCGCCGCCCTGGCCGGCGCCGCCGCCCGGCGGGCGAACGCCCCGGTGCTGCGCTCGCTGCCGTCGGGGTGGCGCAACGTGCCGTCCGGCTCGCAGACAGCCGTGTACGACGGCCCGGCCGGCCCGGTCGAGGTGGGCTACCGGATGAACCGGCACGGCGAGCTGGCGGGCTGGTGGGTGCGCGCGGTGGATCCGGAGGAGCTGGACCTCGCGGGCCTCGGCCAGGCGCCGACGCTGGACGACCACCCGCCCACGACCGTGGTGCACGCCGACGGCTCACGCGTGGACCTCGACGTCAACGGCATCCGGCTGAGCCTCAAGGTGCACCGGGTCGGCGACGTCTCCTACGTGGACAGCCCCGAGGGCTCGGTCACGCTCCGCGAGCTGTCCCGCTTCCCGCTGCCCGCGCCGGAGGCCACCGAGGGGTCGCTGATCGCGCCGCTGCCCGGGGCCGTACGCCGGGTGCTGGTCGTGCCGGGCCAGCGGGTCCGCGCGGGCGAGCTGCTGCTGACGCTCGAGGCCATGAAGCTGGAACACCCCGTGCACGCACCGTCGGCCGGGGTGGTGGCGTCGCTGCCGGTGCACCCGGGCGCGGAGGTCGACACCGGCGAACTGCTGGCGGTGCTGGACCCTGAATAG
- a CDS encoding carboxyl transferase domain-containing protein, whose product MTVLDTAIDPRTPAYLASRSAMLERLAELETALEAARAGGGEKSVTRHHARGKLLPRERVEMLLDQDSPFLELSPVAAWGSEFPIGASVVTGIGVVEGVECVVIANDPTVEGGAVNPYTVEKIRRAARIASVNRLPLVNLVESTGAAAPAGPPPGGAIARDLSQLTADRVPTVCVVFGATTGDAAYLPALSDYTIMVRGHAKMLTIHPQPVRSATANGRPAPEVRSAPTVPAGVTGPADQLAEDERDGLRLARQCVRRFNWRKRGPAPRSFPPEPPKYDAEDLLAMAAADPSSVFEPREVLARILDGSDFDEFKPAQGTALVTGWGELHGYPVGVLANLGAPFSPADTQKAVHFIQLANATATTLLFVQYTGMPSAEQHEAADVRHGAPLVHAVAKSTVPHLTLMIGGTPAEEAGGIYGRAYEPRFLFSWPVGPAGDSVPLGKLPDDGIIDPRDTRTVLGLCLSAVHSATVEGAEHIGVFRP is encoded by the coding sequence GTGACGGTGCTGGACACCGCGATCGACCCGCGCACCCCCGCGTACCTGGCGAGCCGCAGCGCGATGCTGGAACGGCTGGCCGAGCTGGAGACGGCGCTGGAGGCGGCCCGGGCCGGCGGCGGGGAGAAGTCGGTCACCCGCCACCACGCGCGCGGCAAGCTGCTGCCCCGCGAGCGGGTGGAGATGCTGCTCGACCAGGACAGCCCGTTCCTGGAGCTGTCGCCGGTCGCGGCGTGGGGCTCGGAGTTCCCGATCGGCGCCAGCGTGGTCACCGGCATCGGCGTCGTCGAGGGCGTCGAGTGCGTGGTCATCGCCAACGACCCGACGGTCGAGGGCGGCGCGGTGAACCCGTACACGGTGGAGAAGATCCGCCGGGCCGCCCGGATCGCGTCGGTGAACCGCCTGCCGCTGGTGAACCTCGTGGAGTCGACCGGCGCGGCCGCGCCGGCGGGCCCGCCGCCGGGCGGCGCGATCGCCCGCGACCTCAGCCAGCTCACCGCCGACCGGGTGCCGACGGTGTGCGTGGTGTTCGGAGCGACGACCGGGGACGCGGCGTACCTGCCGGCGCTCTCCGACTACACGATCATGGTGCGCGGGCACGCGAAGATGCTGACGATCCACCCGCAGCCGGTGCGCTCGGCCACTGCCAACGGCCGTCCCGCCCCCGAGGTGCGCAGCGCGCCGACGGTGCCGGCGGGCGTGACCGGCCCGGCGGACCAGCTGGCCGAGGACGAGCGGGACGGGCTGCGGCTGGCCCGGCAGTGCGTACGCCGCTTCAACTGGCGCAAGCGCGGTCCGGCGCCGCGCTCGTTCCCGCCGGAGCCGCCCAAGTACGACGCCGAGGACCTGCTCGCCATGGCCGCCGCGGACCCGTCCTCGGTGTTCGAGCCGCGCGAGGTGCTGGCCCGGATCCTCGACGGCAGCGACTTCGACGAGTTCAAGCCCGCCCAGGGCACCGCGCTGGTGACCGGCTGGGGCGAGCTGCACGGCTACCCGGTGGGCGTGCTGGCGAACCTGGGCGCCCCGTTCTCGCCGGCGGACACGCAGAAGGCCGTGCACTTCATCCAGCTCGCCAACGCCACCGCGACGACCCTGCTGTTCGTGCAGTACACCGGGATGCCGTCGGCCGAGCAGCACGAGGCGGCCGACGTGCGCCACGGCGCTCCCCTGGTGCACGCGGTCGCCAAGTCGACCGTCCCGCACCTGACCCTGATGATCGGCGGCACCCCGGCGGAGGAGGCCGGGGGGATCTACGGCCGCGCGTACGAGCCACGGTTCCTGTTCAGCTGGCCGGTGGGCCCGGCAGGCGACTCGGTACCGCTCGGGAAGCTCCCGGACGACGGGATCATCGACCCGCGGGACACCCGTACCGTCCTCGGCCTCTGCCTTTCCGCCGTGCACAGCGCAACCGTCGAGGGCGCCGAGCACATCGGCGTGTTCCGACCCTGA
- a CDS encoding Crp/Fnr family transcriptional regulator: MDEVLARSGIFQGVDPEAAEALAKEMETIEFRKGDIVFNEGEAGDSLYIVLSGKIKLGRRAADGRQNLVSIMGPSDMLGELSLFDPGPRTATATAVTDTRLARLKKSSLRPWLNNRPEIAEQLLRVLARRLRRTNDALADLIFTDVPGRVAKNLLQMAGRFGTRDGGVLRVTHDLTQEELAQLVGASRETVNKALADFASRAWLRLDGKSVIILDPERLARRARV, translated from the coding sequence ATGGATGAGGTACTGGCTCGCAGCGGGATCTTCCAGGGTGTGGACCCGGAGGCGGCCGAGGCGCTCGCCAAGGAGATGGAGACGATCGAGTTCCGCAAGGGCGACATCGTCTTCAACGAGGGCGAGGCGGGTGACAGCCTCTACATCGTTCTCTCCGGCAAGATCAAGCTCGGCCGCCGGGCCGCGGACGGCCGGCAGAACCTTGTCTCGATCATGGGTCCGTCGGACATGCTGGGCGAGCTGTCGCTGTTCGACCCGGGCCCGCGCACGGCCACGGCCACCGCGGTGACGGACACCCGCCTGGCCCGGCTGAAGAAGTCCTCGCTGCGACCCTGGCTGAACAACCGCCCGGAGATCGCGGAGCAGCTGCTCCGGGTGCTCGCCCGCAGGCTGCGCCGGACGAACGACGCGCTCGCCGACCTGATCTTCACGGACGTACCGGGCCGGGTGGCGAAGAACCTGCTGCAGATGGCCGGCCGCTTCGGCACCCGCGACGGCGGTGTGCTGCGGGTGACGCACGACCTCACCCAGGAGGAGCTCGCCCAGCTCGTCGGCGCCTCCCGGGAGACGGTCAACAAGGCCCTCGCCGACTTCGCCTCGCGGGCCTGGCTGCGCCTCGACGGCAAGAGTGTGATCATCCTGGACCCGGAGCGCCTGGCCCGCCGCGCCCGCGTCTGA
- a CDS encoding CapA family protein, with translation MNSQPSPQRPGLFGRPVLTVTLVVAVLAGAGLGGVALADRGPERAPATWHAAPSSAHASAANPVTGDLEDTAAEEPDTITFSATGDIIMGSAPNRLPAGNGEGFFDSVKPGLKSDLVMGNLEQPLTEDTGTSKCGTPPRANCFAFRSPPSYAGHLKDAGFELLNTANNHSKDFGTQGYRNTVQALEGAGLKHTGAEGQITVVEVKGVKVAVVGFSPYAGANNLNDIPAAKAVIQEATGQADVVVVQVHMGAEGSDKGHVKPGNELFFGENRGDPITFSHAVVDAGADVVVGHGPHVLRGMQFYKGKLIAYSLGNFAGGGRTLSRGGVLGYGGILRVTVTKDGTFKSGKFLSTAMNSAGRPTRDSANERGRARVRELSAADFGDTAAQIDDDGLISAPA, from the coding sequence ATGAATTCCCAGCCCTCGCCGCAGCGACCCGGTCTGTTCGGCCGGCCGGTCCTGACCGTCACGCTCGTCGTGGCGGTCCTCGCCGGAGCCGGCCTCGGTGGCGTCGCGCTCGCCGACCGCGGCCCGGAGCGCGCCCCGGCCACCTGGCACGCCGCGCCCTCCTCGGCGCACGCCTCCGCGGCGAACCCCGTGACCGGCGACCTCGAGGACACCGCCGCGGAGGAGCCGGACACCATCACGTTCTCGGCGACGGGCGACATCATCATGGGCAGCGCGCCGAACAGGCTGCCCGCCGGCAACGGCGAGGGCTTCTTCGACTCGGTCAAGCCCGGGCTCAAGTCCGACCTGGTCATGGGCAACCTCGAACAGCCGCTCACCGAGGACACCGGCACGTCCAAGTGCGGCACGCCGCCGCGCGCCAACTGCTTCGCGTTCCGTTCGCCGCCCTCGTACGCCGGCCACCTCAAGGACGCCGGCTTCGAGCTGCTCAACACCGCGAACAACCACTCCAAGGACTTCGGCACGCAGGGATACCGCAACACCGTCCAGGCGCTCGAGGGCGCCGGTCTCAAGCACACCGGTGCCGAGGGCCAGATCACGGTCGTCGAGGTCAAGGGCGTGAAGGTCGCGGTCGTGGGCTTCTCGCCGTACGCCGGTGCGAACAACCTCAACGACATCCCGGCGGCGAAGGCGGTGATCCAGGAGGCGACCGGGCAGGCCGACGTCGTGGTGGTGCAGGTGCACATGGGTGCCGAAGGCTCCGACAAGGGCCACGTGAAGCCCGGCAACGAGCTGTTCTTCGGCGAGAACCGGGGCGACCCGATCACGTTCAGCCACGCGGTCGTCGACGCCGGCGCCGACGTGGTGGTCGGGCACGGGCCGCACGTCCTGCGGGGCATGCAGTTCTACAAGGGCAAGCTGATCGCGTACAGCCTGGGCAACTTCGCCGGGGGCGGACGCACGCTCAGCCGCGGCGGCGTCCTCGGGTACGGCGGCATCCTGCGCGTCACGGTCACCAAGGACGGCACGTTCAAGAGCGGCAAGTTCCTGTCCACGGCGATGAACTCGGCCGGGCGCCCGACCCGGGACTCCGCGAACGAGCGGGGTCGTGCGCGCGTACGGGAGCTCTCGGCGGCCGACTTCGGGGACACCGCCGCCCAGATCGACGACGACGGGCTGATCTCCGCGCCGGCCTGA
- the nth gene encoding endonuclease III has product MSRPLVAAPAGAAVLARSAKRFAGETPIGRKRRARKMAKALAETHPDAHCELDFTTPLQLAVATILSAQCTDKKVNEVTPTVFARYRTAADYAAADRAELETILKPTGFFRAKTDSLIKLGQALIERHDSVLPGTLDELVALPGIGRKTANVILGNAFDVPGITVDTHFRRLVNRFGWVREEDPVKIEFQVAELIEKRDWTMLSHRIIFHGRRVCHARKPACGACTLATMCPSYGTGPTEAAPAAKLLKGPRARDLAAQAGIDPDLVPAAAVVAPEAP; this is encoded by the coding sequence GTGAGTCGTCCCCTCGTCGCCGCACCCGCCGGTGCGGCCGTCCTCGCCCGGTCGGCCAAGCGATTCGCGGGGGAGACCCCCATCGGGCGCAAACGCCGGGCCCGCAAGATGGCCAAGGCGCTGGCCGAGACCCACCCCGACGCGCACTGCGAGCTCGACTTCACGACGCCGCTGCAGCTCGCCGTCGCCACGATCCTCTCGGCGCAGTGCACCGACAAGAAGGTCAACGAGGTCACCCCGACCGTCTTCGCCCGCTATCGGACCGCGGCCGACTATGCCGCCGCCGACCGGGCCGAGCTGGAGACGATCCTCAAGCCCACCGGCTTCTTCCGCGCCAAGACGGACTCGCTCATCAAGCTCGGCCAGGCCCTCATCGAGCGGCACGACAGCGTCCTGCCCGGCACGCTCGACGAGCTGGTCGCGCTGCCCGGCATCGGCCGCAAGACCGCCAACGTGATCCTCGGCAACGCCTTCGACGTCCCCGGCATCACCGTCGACACCCACTTCCGCCGCCTGGTCAACCGCTTCGGCTGGGTCCGGGAGGAGGACCCGGTGAAGATCGAGTTCCAGGTCGCCGAGCTCATCGAGAAGCGCGACTGGACCATGCTGTCGCACCGCATCATCTTCCACGGCCGGCGCGTCTGCCACGCCCGCAAGCCGGCCTGCGGCGCGTGCACGCTCGCCACGATGTGCCCGTCGTACGGCACCGGCCCCACCGAGGCGGCCCCGGCGGCCAAGCTGCTCAAGGGCCCCCGCGCCCGCGACCTGGCCGCACAGGCGGGCATCGACCCCGACCTCGTCCCGGCGGCCGCGGTCGTGGCACCGGAGGCCCCATGA
- a CDS encoding TlpA family protein disulfide reductase has product MPASSAVAASSSGPAAGPSGGVPDLPDLSLPCFTGGAPVRLTALRGPAVINLWGSWCAPCREELPLMQELADATAGRLRVIGVDTRDDRDAGASFASDHGVTMPTLYDREQKLLTALEKLQLPVTVFLRGNGERFVYTGKALDKPALGALVRDHTGVTVAG; this is encoded by the coding sequence GTGCCTGCCTCTTCGGCCGTGGCCGCTTCTTCCTCCGGGCCGGCTGCGGGCCCGTCCGGCGGCGTGCCGGATCTGCCGGATCTCTCGCTGCCCTGCTTCACCGGCGGGGCTCCCGTGCGCCTCACCGCCCTGCGCGGCCCGGCCGTCATCAACCTGTGGGGCTCGTGGTGCGCCCCGTGCCGCGAAGAACTCCCGCTCATGCAGGAGCTCGCCGACGCCACGGCCGGCCGCCTGCGGGTCATCGGCGTCGACACCCGGGACGACCGTGATGCCGGCGCCTCGTTCGCGTCCGACCACGGCGTCACCATGCCGACGCTCTACGACCGCGAGCAGAAGCTGCTGACCGCGCTCGAGAAGCTTCAGCTGCCGGTCACCGTGTTCCTCCGCGGGAACGGCGAACGCTTCGTCTACACCGGCAAGGCGCTCGACAAGCCGGCCCTCGGTGCCCTCGTGCGCGACCACACCGGCGTGACGGTGGCCGGATGA
- a CDS encoding NUDIX hydrolase, with protein MPGELPGRRDGRLGAPSGLPGWWEPLLTRAASARTEDFTSLRPPASGGRASAVLVLLGEERPGEPDLLVLQRAATMRNHAGQAAFPGGAADPEDRDAPDTALREAREEVGLDPASATVLATLPDLYIPVSRFMVTPVLAWWHAPHPVRPMDRDEVAHVARLPVAELVDPANRIRVRHPSGWVGPAFQVRGMLVWGFTAGVISALLDMAGWTRPWRPGPMMELPDPLLPHGSVPATSAPAASDEVVS; from the coding sequence ATGCCCGGGGAGCTGCCCGGGCGGCGTGATGGCCGGTTGGGTGCGCCTTCGGGGCTGCCCGGGTGGTGGGAGCCGTTGCTGACCCGGGCGGCGTCCGCGCGTACCGAGGATTTCACCAGCCTGCGGCCCCCGGCGAGCGGCGGGCGGGCGAGTGCTGTGCTCGTACTGTTGGGGGAGGAACGTCCCGGAGAGCCGGACCTGCTCGTTTTGCAGCGCGCCGCGACCATGCGCAACCATGCCGGTCAGGCGGCCTTTCCCGGGGGTGCGGCCGATCCGGAGGATCGCGACGCGCCCGACACGGCGTTGCGCGAGGCGCGCGAGGAGGTCGGCCTGGACCCGGCGAGCGCGACCGTGCTGGCCACCCTGCCCGACCTGTACATCCCGGTCAGCCGGTTCATGGTCACTCCCGTCCTGGCCTGGTGGCACGCCCCGCACCCGGTCCGGCCGATGGACCGGGACGAGGTCGCCCACGTCGCCCGGCTGCCGGTGGCCGAGCTGGTCGACCCCGCCAACCGCATCCGGGTACGCCACCCGAGCGGCTGGGTCGGCCCGGCGTTCCAGGTCCGCGGGATGCTGGTGTGGGGCTTCACCGCCGGGGTGATCTCCGCGCTGCTCGACATGGCCGGCTGGACCCGCCCCTGGCGCCCGGGGCCCATGATGGAGTTGCCCGACCCGCTGCTGCCCCACGGTTCCGTCCCGGCGACCTCCGCGCCGGCCGCCTCCGACGAGGTGGTGTCGTGA